CTCGAACGGAATCGCCAGCACACGGCCGCCCCAGCCACGCACGAGCGCCGATTCCGGCAGCGCATCCATGTCGTAGTCGCCGCCCTTCACGAGGATGTCCGGACGGACGGCCTCGATCAGCGACACCGGCGTCTGTTCCCCGAACGTCACGACCCAGTCGACGCTTTCCAGCGCCGCGAGCAGTGCCGCGCGGTCTTCTTCGCGGTTGATCGGCCGGTCGTCGCCCTTGCCGAGCATGCGCACCGACGCATCGCTGTTCACGCCGACGATCAGGCACGCGCCGAGCGCTTTCGCATC
The DNA window shown above is from Burkholderia cepacia and carries:
- the rfaE2 gene encoding D-glycero-beta-D-manno-heptose 1-phosphate adenylyltransferase; protein product: MSATFERKLITRDALVALRASLPSPVVFTNGVFDILHRGHVTYLADAKALGACLIVGVNSDASVRMLGKGDDRPINREEDRAALLAALESVDWVVTFGEQTPVSLIEAVRPDILVKGGDYDMDALPESALVRGWGGRVLAIPFEHDRSTTALLKKVRAQQS